A stretch of DNA from Bacteroidales bacterium:
GTTTTAAGTCAATATAGTATTGATCTGAAGAATACTTTAGAGATTGTCCTTTTGGAATGATGAAAAGCTAATAACTGATCAATAAATGGAAGCAGGTAATTATTCCACAACCTCGTAAATTTTGAGCTCTCCGGATTTATTTTTCAGGCTGACGTTACCTAGTTCTGCACACTTGAAAAATTGCCTGATCTCTTCATAACTTTTTTCACTGATCACAATCTGGCCGGGTTTTGCAGCGCTTTGAAGCCTTTGGGCTGTGTTTACCGTATCGCCGATTACGGTATAATCCAACCTGCGAATGGTGGACGAACCAATATTCCCGCTGACCATTTCGCCATAGTTGATCCCAGTGGAAACTTTTGGTTTGAAATTAACGCTGCCTGCTTCAGGTAGCTCATTTATTTTGTCTCTTACGGCCGACAGGCGTCAATAGCCCTGATGAGAAGTTCCC
This window harbors:
- a CDS encoding adenylate/guanylate cyclase domain-containing protein: MVSGNIGSSTIRRLDYTVIGDTVNTAQRLQSAAKPGQIVISEKSYEEIRQFFKCAELGNVSLKNKSGELKIYEVVE